In Onychostoma macrolepis isolate SWU-2019 chromosome 14, ASM1243209v1, whole genome shotgun sequence, a single window of DNA contains:
- the LOC131553436 gene encoding tripartite motif-containing protein 16-like isoform X2 yields the protein MAEARVSQDEFLCPVCLDLLKDPVTIPCGHSYCKSCITGCWDQEDQMRVYSCPQCRQTFSPRPALARNTMLAEVVEKLKKTKLSADCYAGAGDVQCDVCTGRKYKAVKSCLMCLNSYCQKHLEQHESWFKGKRHNLTEATGRLQEMICQKHEKLLEVFCRTDQECICMLCTIIDHKNHDTVSTADQRTEKQKQLKETQKTLQQRIQQREKDLQQLREAVESHKRSAQTAVEDSERIFTELIRSIERSRSELIRLIRDQEKQAVSRAEGRLERLEQEINDLRRRDAELEQLSHTQDHIQFLQSFQSLSAPPESTDVNDDLFSSLVSFDDRRESVHQLRDKLEDFCKEQLKKISDRGKVLEIHLLSETSPSSRNDFLQYSHQLTLDLNTVNKLLLLSENNRVITNTDTDQPYPDHPDRFDNNWQVLCRESVCGRCYWEIEWSGDVFISVSYKSISRKGRSVECGFGYNDQSWSLFCSRSRYSFRHNNIWTDLSVKSIIRRIGVFVDHGAGTLSFYSVSDTMSLIHTVQTTFTQPLYPGFYVDYKSSVKLC from the exons ATGGCAGAAGCCAGAGTTTCTCAGGATGAGTTCTTGTGTCCAGTGTGTCTGGATCTCCTGAAGGATCCAGTGACCATTCcctgtggacacagttactgtaagagctgtattacaggctgctgggatcaggaggatcagatgagagtctacagctgccctcagtgcagacagaccttcagtccaagacctgctttagctagaaacaccatgctggctgaagtggtggagaaactgaagaagacCAAACTCTCTGCTGACTGTTACGCTGGAGCTGGAGATGTGCAGTGTGACGTCTGTACTGGAAGAAAATACAAAGCTGTCAAGTCCTGTCTGATGTGTCTGAACTCTTACTGTCAGAAACACctcgaacaacatgagagttgGTTTAAAGGAAAGAGACACAATTTGACTGAAGCCACTGGACGACTGCAGGAGATGATCTGCCAGAAACATGAGAAGCTCCTCGAGGTTTTCTGTCGCACTGATCAGGAATGTATATGTATGCTGTGTACGATTATTGACCATAAAAACCATGACACTGTATCAACTGCAGACCAGAGGACAGAGAAACAG AAGCAGCTGAAGGAGACGCAGAAGACGCTCCAGCAGAgaatccagcagagagagaaagatcttcagcagctgagagaggctgtggagtctcataag cgctctgcacagacagcagtggaggacagcgagaggatctttactgagctcatccgctccattgagagaagccgctctgagctgatacggctgatcagagatcaggaaaagcaagcagtgagtcgagctgaaggacgactggagcgactggagcaggagatcaatgatctgaggaggagagacgctgagctggagcagctttcacacacacaggatcacaTCCAGTTCCTGCAG agtttccagtctctctcagcACCTCCTGAATCTACAGACGTAAATGATGATCTCTTCAGTTCTCTCGTCTCTTTTGATGATCGGAGAGAATCTGTCCATCAGCTGAGAGACAAACTGGAGGATTTCTGCAAAGAGCAGCTCAAGAAGATCTCAGACAGAGGTAAAGTCCTGGAgattcatctgctctcagaaaccagtccatcatc CAGGAACGACTTcctacaat attcccatcagctcactctggatctgaacacagTGAATAAACTCCTCCTTCTGTCTGAGAACAACAGAGTGATTACTAACACTGACACAGATCAgccgtatcctgatcatccagacagatttgataaTAACTGgcaggtgttgtgtagagagagtgtgtgtggacgctgttactgggagattGAGTGGAGTGGAGATGTGtttatatcagtgtcatataagagcatcagcaggaagggacGGAGTGTTGAGTGTGGGTTTGGATataatgatcagtcctggagtttgtTCTGCTCTCGCTCCAGATACTCATTCAGACACAATAACATATGGACTGATCTCTCTGTGAAGTCCATCATCAGGAGAATaggagtgtttgtggatcacggtgcaggaactctgtccttctacagcgtctctgacacaatgagcctcatccacacagtccagaccacattcactcagccgctctatcctgggttttatgttgattataaatcatcagtgaaactgtgttga
- the LOC131553436 gene encoding tripartite motif-containing protein 16-like isoform X1 has product MAEARVSQDEFLCPVCLDLLKDPVTIPCGHSYCKSCITGCWDQEDQMRVYSCPQCRQTFSPRPALARNTMLAEVVEKLKKTKLSADCYAGAGDVQCDVCTGRKYKAVKSCLMCLNSYCQKHLEQHESWFKGKRHNLTEATGRLQEMICQKHEKLLEVFCRTDQECICMLCTIIDHKNHDTVSTADQRTEKQKQLKETQKTLQQRIQQREKDLQQLREAVESHKRSAQTAVEDSERIFTELIRSIERSRSELIRLIRDQEKQAVSRAEGRLERLEQEINDLRRRDAELEQLSHTQDHIQFLQSFQSLSAPPESTDVNDDLFSSLVSFDDRRESVHQLRDKLEDFCKEQLKKISDRVTLTNIVLWTRNDFLQYSHQLTLDLNTVNKLLLLSENNRVITNTDTDQPYPDHPDRFDNNWQVLCRESVCGRCYWEIEWSGDVFISVSYKSISRKGRSVECGFGYNDQSWSLFCSRSRYSFRHNNIWTDLSVKSIIRRIGVFVDHGAGTLSFYSVSDTMSLIHTVQTTFTQPLYPGFYVDYKSSVKLC; this is encoded by the exons ATGGCAGAAGCCAGAGTTTCTCAGGATGAGTTCTTGTGTCCAGTGTGTCTGGATCTCCTGAAGGATCCAGTGACCATTCcctgtggacacagttactgtaagagctgtattacaggctgctgggatcaggaggatcagatgagagtctacagctgccctcagtgcagacagaccttcagtccaagacctgctttagctagaaacaccatgctggctgaagtggtggagaaactgaagaagacCAAACTCTCTGCTGACTGTTACGCTGGAGCTGGAGATGTGCAGTGTGACGTCTGTACTGGAAGAAAATACAAAGCTGTCAAGTCCTGTCTGATGTGTCTGAACTCTTACTGTCAGAAACACctcgaacaacatgagagttgGTTTAAAGGAAAGAGACACAATTTGACTGAAGCCACTGGACGACTGCAGGAGATGATCTGCCAGAAACATGAGAAGCTCCTCGAGGTTTTCTGTCGCACTGATCAGGAATGTATATGTATGCTGTGTACGATTATTGACCATAAAAACCATGACACTGTATCAACTGCAGACCAGAGGACAGAGAAACAG AAGCAGCTGAAGGAGACGCAGAAGACGCTCCAGCAGAgaatccagcagagagagaaagatcttcagcagctgagagaggctgtggagtctcataag cgctctgcacagacagcagtggaggacagcgagaggatctttactgagctcatccgctccattgagagaagccgctctgagctgatacggctgatcagagatcaggaaaagcaagcagtgagtcgagctgaaggacgactggagcgactggagcaggagatcaatgatctgaggaggagagacgctgagctggagcagctttcacacacacaggatcacaTCCAGTTCCTGCAG agtttccagtctctctcagcACCTCCTGAATCTACAGACGTAAATGATGATCTCTTCAGTTCTCTCGTCTCTTTTGATGATCGGAGAGAATCTGTCCATCAGCTGAGAGACAAACTGGAGGATTTCTGCAAAGAGCAGCTCAAGAAGATCTCAGACAGAG TCACACTCACCAACATTGTTCTCTGGACCAGGAACGACTTcctacaat attcccatcagctcactctggatctgaacacagTGAATAAACTCCTCCTTCTGTCTGAGAACAACAGAGTGATTACTAACACTGACACAGATCAgccgtatcctgatcatccagacagatttgataaTAACTGgcaggtgttgtgtagagagagtgtgtgtggacgctgttactgggagattGAGTGGAGTGGAGATGTGtttatatcagtgtcatataagagcatcagcaggaagggacGGAGTGTTGAGTGTGGGTTTGGATataatgatcagtcctggagtttgtTCTGCTCTCGCTCCAGATACTCATTCAGACACAATAACATATGGACTGATCTCTCTGTGAAGTCCATCATCAGGAGAATaggagtgtttgtggatcacggtgcaggaactctgtccttctacagcgtctctgacacaatgagcctcatccacacagtccagaccacattcactcagccgctctatcctgggttttatgttgattataaatcatcagtgaaactgtgttga